Proteins co-encoded in one uncultured Draconibacterium sp. genomic window:
- a CDS encoding MFS transporter has product MSAKSTNRNPWFWIPTLYFAEGLPYVIVMTLSVIMYKRLGISNTDIALYTSWLYLPWVIKPLWSPIVDLLKTKRFWIVIMQLVVGVGLAGVAFTIPVSNFFQYTLAFFWLLAFSSATHDIAADGFYMLGLSQGDQSFFVGIRSTFYRFAMLTGQGLLVILAGALETATGLEPLEVNVTAQNIAVQEISFNPESYQQLHESGDIYFVSEKEVKVPIGLVRKDQAAEIKKSVDEWNINNNFYASETPLATKDAGWWTRKVSTPLKETLKEKFNKETVDLSSEVGNLAVIPIQLSTKPEAGEQVVLNFGYEKGDASIKLVKTYRYEFDESNWDNPAFAVVQLDPKLKKATQATFVGRSGNIKFSWLVVMVCIAVLFMAFSLYHRFALPHPASDVANKTEGKSVMPEFFETFAAFFRKKEIVSIMLFLLLYRLAESQLVKMASPFLLDAREAGGLGLTTGDLGLVYGTAGMISLTIGGILGGIVASRKGLKHWLWWMALAINLPNLCYLLLSLFNPTSLWWISAAVVIEQFGYGFGFTAYMLFSIYVSEGKHKTAHYAITTGFMALGMMIPGMLSGWLQEIIGYQSFFVWVMICTIPIFLVLPFVKVDSKFGIKGKE; this is encoded by the coding sequence ATGTCAGCTAAATCAACCAACCGCAATCCCTGGTTTTGGATTCCCACACTTTATTTTGCAGAAGGATTACCCTATGTTATTGTAATGACCCTCTCGGTGATCATGTACAAACGACTGGGCATATCAAATACCGACATTGCTTTATACACCAGCTGGCTGTATTTGCCGTGGGTAATAAAACCCTTGTGGAGCCCGATTGTGGATTTGCTGAAAACCAAACGTTTCTGGATTGTGATTATGCAATTGGTGGTTGGTGTTGGGTTGGCCGGAGTGGCTTTTACCATTCCTGTTAGTAATTTTTTTCAGTATACGCTGGCGTTTTTCTGGTTGCTGGCTTTTAGTTCAGCTACCCACGATATAGCTGCCGATGGTTTTTATATGCTGGGATTGAGTCAGGGCGATCAGTCGTTTTTTGTGGGAATCAGAAGCACCTTTTACCGTTTTGCCATGCTTACAGGGCAGGGGCTTTTGGTAATTCTTGCCGGAGCTCTGGAAACTGCAACAGGTTTGGAGCCGCTTGAAGTGAATGTTACAGCCCAGAATATTGCGGTTCAGGAAATTTCGTTTAATCCAGAAAGTTATCAGCAGTTGCACGAATCGGGCGATATTTATTTTGTTTCGGAGAAGGAAGTGAAAGTGCCCATTGGTCTGGTAAGAAAAGATCAGGCGGCTGAGATAAAGAAAAGTGTAGACGAATGGAATATCAATAATAACTTTTATGCGAGTGAAACTCCGCTTGCAACAAAAGATGCCGGTTGGTGGACACGAAAAGTATCTACACCTTTAAAAGAAACACTAAAAGAAAAATTCAATAAAGAAACGGTTGACCTGAGTTCTGAAGTTGGCAACCTGGCCGTTATCCCCATTCAGCTATCTACTAAACCCGAGGCCGGCGAGCAGGTGGTGCTGAATTTTGGCTACGAAAAAGGCGATGCCAGTATAAAACTGGTAAAAACCTATCGTTACGAATTTGATGAAAGCAACTGGGATAACCCTGCTTTTGCCGTTGTTCAGCTCGATCCGAAATTAAAAAAAGCCACACAGGCTACTTTTGTTGGCCGCTCTGGGAATATAAAGTTTTCGTGGTTAGTGGTTATGGTCTGTATTGCGGTGTTGTTTATGGCATTTTCGCTGTATCACCGTTTTGCTTTGCCGCATCCGGCAAGCGATGTAGCCAACAAAACCGAAGGCAAAAGCGTGATGCCCGAGTTCTTCGAAACCTTTGCAGCCTTTTTCCGCAAAAAAGAAATTGTGTCGATAATGCTATTCCTCTTATTGTACCGACTGGCCGAATCGCAGCTGGTAAAAATGGCTTCGCCGTTTTTGCTCGATGCCCGTGAAGCCGGTGGACTTGGACTTACAACCGGCGATCTGGGTTTGGTGTACGGAACGGCCGGAATGATTTCGCTGACAATTGGCGGTATTTTAGGCGGTATTGTTGCCTCGCGCAAAGGACTAAAACACTGGCTGTGGTGGATGGCGCTGGCCATTAATCTGCCTAACCTTTGTTATTTGTTGTTGTCGTTGTTTAACCCTACATCGTTGTGGTGGATTTCGGCTGCGGTGGTGATCGAGCAGTTTGGTTACGGCTTTGGATTTACAGCTTATATGCTGTTCTCTATCTACGTTTCGGAAGGGAAGCATAAAACAGCACATTACGCTATTACAACCGGTTTTATGGCACTGGGAATGATGATTCCGGGAATGTTGAGCGGTTGGCTACAGGAAATAATCGGCTACCAGAGTTTCTTTGTTTGGGTAATGATCTGTACCATCCCAATCTTTTTGGTGCTGCCATTCGTTAAAGTTGATTCGAAGTTTGGTATTAAAGGGAAAGAATAA
- a CDS encoding tetratricopeptide repeat protein, with the protein MNDKDLKIKYDTICQHLAERKLKPAFDLLENLIRESGLLIHLDEWRNLEQNYSYMLKYTVEGIQDPERQKVYRKLIVSVFELCDKIYDEIRLKMSSSVTYEKKRGFKPALQFYALLDELEDFYLQEQLVSLVDDAEVQHSSKRISARDHQQKMVTLFYFLWFQNELNDEHQAFIKAFLNSELIEKSYKSFIVSAMLLSLLRYFDEAKFSILFDAYEHELPEINQRAIVGLLIGFYRYDSRLAYYPSITGRLKLLNEKPEFKQNIEQIIIQLIRSKETEKIQKKITDEILPEMIKISPNLKDKINLDSLMDGTMGDDENPEWEKIFEDSPGLMNKMEEFSELQMEGADVFMSSFAMLKMFPFFSEFANWFMPFFTKNPEIDFVVNRADSVTDQFLKAIDAAPVLCNSDKYSFCLSLQNIPAENREFMAEGLKAEMQQFDELQNDEALTDPGKKAAYISNLYIQDLYRFFKLHPRKTDFEDIFNWRFDFHNKETLGEMLKEDAGIVRNIAEYYFSKNYYNEAAEVFNYLLSEEKSGELYQKLGYCYQKLGYFELALNAYKSAELFELNKKWNLNKIALCYRNLKQPKKALEYYREVEVLDEDNLNVQLNIGHCLLELGRFEEALKTYFKVEYLMPDNKKVWKPIGWCSLVAAKFEQAEKYFKKLIDDSPNKHDLMNMGHVQWCLGKRKEALDYYKQSIIKTEFTEREFFEVFHEDLHYLIGLGIDKDDVPIMLDQLRYFV; encoded by the coding sequence ATGAACGACAAAGACCTTAAAATAAAATACGATACTATCTGTCAGCATTTGGCAGAGCGGAAATTAAAACCTGCTTTCGATTTGCTGGAGAATCTGATCCGTGAAAGCGGATTGCTCATTCACCTCGACGAATGGCGCAACCTGGAGCAGAACTACAGCTACATGCTTAAATACACGGTTGAGGGAATTCAGGATCCTGAACGCCAGAAAGTATATCGGAAGCTGATAGTTTCGGTTTTTGAGTTGTGCGACAAAATTTATGATGAGATTAGGTTGAAAATGTCGTCGTCGGTTACTTACGAGAAAAAACGCGGGTTTAAACCGGCCCTTCAGTTTTATGCGCTTTTAGATGAGCTGGAAGATTTTTACCTGCAGGAGCAGCTGGTTTCGCTGGTTGACGATGCGGAGGTGCAACATTCATCGAAACGAATCAGCGCCCGCGATCATCAGCAAAAAATGGTGACTTTGTTTTATTTCCTATGGTTTCAGAATGAATTAAACGATGAACACCAGGCATTTATTAAAGCCTTTTTAAACAGCGAGCTGATCGAAAAATCGTATAAGTCGTTTATCGTTTCGGCAATGCTGTTGAGTTTATTACGCTACTTCGATGAGGCTAAGTTTTCAATTCTTTTTGATGCTTACGAACACGAATTACCCGAGATCAATCAGCGGGCTATCGTTGGGTTGCTCATCGGTTTTTACCGTTACGACAGTCGTTTGGCGTATTACCCGTCGATTACCGGTCGACTGAAACTGCTGAACGAAAAACCGGAATTCAAACAAAATATCGAGCAAATTATTATTCAGCTTATTAGAAGTAAGGAAACTGAAAAGATTCAGAAAAAGATTACTGACGAGATTTTACCGGAAATGATAAAGATAAGTCCGAATTTGAAGGATAAGATCAATCTCGACAGTTTGATGGATGGCACAATGGGCGACGATGAAAATCCGGAGTGGGAAAAGATTTTTGAAGATTCGCCGGGATTGATGAATAAAATGGAAGAGTTTTCTGAGCTTCAAATGGAAGGCGCCGATGTGTTTATGAGCTCGTTTGCCATGCTGAAAATGTTCCCGTTCTTCAGCGAATTTGCCAACTGGTTTATGCCGTTCTTTACAAAAAATCCTGAGATCGATTTTGTTGTCAATCGCGCAGATTCGGTTACCGATCAGTTTCTGAAAGCCATTGATGCGGCTCCGGTATTGTGTAATTCCGATAAATATTCGTTCTGCTTAAGTTTGCAAAATATTCCGGCTGAAAACCGCGAATTTATGGCTGAAGGACTAAAAGCTGAAATGCAGCAGTTTGATGAATTGCAAAACGATGAAGCGTTGACTGATCCGGGTAAAAAAGCGGCTTATATTTCAAACCTTTACATCCAGGATTTGTATCGCTTTTTTAAATTACATCCGCGTAAAACTGATTTTGAAGATATTTTTAACTGGCGTTTTGATTTTCATAACAAAGAAACGCTTGGCGAAATGCTGAAAGAAGATGCCGGTATTGTTAGGAATATTGCCGAATATTATTTCTCGAAAAACTATTATAACGAAGCAGCCGAAGTTTTTAATTACCTTTTGAGTGAGGAGAAGAGTGGGGAGCTGTACCAAAAACTGGGCTATTGCTACCAAAAACTGGGCTATTTTGAACTGGCGCTGAATGCTTATAAAAGTGCCGAGTTGTTTGAGCTGAACAAAAAGTGGAACCTGAACAAAATTGCACTGTGTTACCGCAATTTAAAACAGCCGAAAAAAGCGTTGGAATACTACCGCGAGGTGGAAGTGCTGGATGAAGATAATTTGAATGTTCAGCTAAATATTGGTCACTGTTTGCTAGAGTTGGGGCGTTTTGAGGAGGCGCTGAAAACCTATTTTAAAGTGGAGTACCTGATGCCTGACAATAAAAAGGTGTGGAAACCGATTGGCTGGTGTTCGTTGGTGGCCGCTAAATTTGAGCAGGCCGAGAAATACTTCAAAAAACTGATAGATGATAGTCCGAACAAGCACGACCTGATGAACATGGGCCACGTGCAGTGGTGTTTGGGCAAACGAAAAGAGGCGCTGGATTATTACAAACAGTCGATTATAAAAACCGAATTTACTGAGCGTGAATTTTTCGAGGTTTTCCACGAAGACCTGCATTATTTAATTGGATTGGGAATTGATAAAGATGATGTGCCAATCATGCTCGATCAACTGCGGTATTTTGTATAA
- a CDS encoding AMP-binding protein — MKTIVALFETAVANYPDNPYLWEKSKGEYRPTTYKETHEKVLDLAAGLIQLGFKKGDRAALIADGRNDWIISELGMLYAGGINVPLSIRLQNNELAFRIKHSGSKYIFVSKLHAAKVEEIRDKLPELEKVVYIDGKENPGKNDIDYKELLAAGAKFRNENTELTEEVWKGIEPDDVANISYTSGTTADPKGIMLTHLNYAANVVQSNSLLDLQSDWITLAILPWDHAFAHTTCLYVFMYKGASIASVEIGNSPMETLRNIPKNIKEIRPTLMMSVPAYSKTFRKNIEAGIRKKGEFLYKVFQFALKVAYAHNGYGNNRGKGWRFFLKPLYWLFDEILFAKVREGFGGNLQFFVGGGALLDVELQRFFYAVGLPICQGYGLTEAAPVISSNVPIDVVFGSSGKLVKNLEIKILDDNGNKLQTGEKGEIVIKGDNVMKGYWNNPAATVESLKDGWLHTGDMGYMGKDNFLYVLGRFKSLLIGNDGEKYSPEGIEEALVDQSPYIQQVMLYNNQNAYTVGMVVPDMEAINRELKRHNIEKGSNEAVTAAIEIIQKEINEYKKGGKYEGEFPERWLPATVAILPEALSTDNKMLNATMKMVRDKVTAHYAKELEFLYTSGAKNIVNEMNIEAIKNWMK; from the coding sequence ATGAAAACCATTGTTGCGTTATTTGAAACTGCTGTTGCAAACTACCCGGACAACCCTTATCTCTGGGAGAAATCAAAAGGCGAATACAGACCTACCACTTACAAAGAAACTCACGAAAAAGTATTAGACCTGGCAGCAGGATTAATTCAACTAGGGTTTAAAAAAGGCGACCGCGCTGCATTAATTGCCGATGGCCGCAACGACTGGATTATCAGCGAACTCGGAATGCTTTACGCCGGCGGTATTAACGTACCTCTTTCTATCCGTTTGCAAAACAACGAGCTGGCTTTCCGCATAAAACACAGTGGAAGTAAGTACATTTTTGTATCGAAACTACATGCCGCAAAGGTTGAAGAGATCCGCGATAAATTGCCGGAACTGGAAAAAGTGGTTTACATTGACGGCAAAGAAAACCCGGGTAAAAATGATATTGATTACAAAGAATTATTAGCTGCAGGAGCAAAATTCAGAAATGAAAACACCGAGCTAACAGAAGAGGTTTGGAAAGGAATTGAGCCAGATGATGTGGCAAACATTTCATACACTTCCGGGACTACTGCCGATCCGAAAGGAATTATGCTTACCCACCTGAATTATGCAGCCAATGTGGTACAATCTAATTCGCTTCTTGATCTGCAATCCGATTGGATAACACTGGCTATTTTGCCGTGGGATCATGCATTTGCACACACCACCTGCTTATATGTATTTATGTACAAAGGGGCAAGTATTGCGTCGGTAGAAATTGGGAACTCGCCAATGGAAACCCTTCGGAATATTCCAAAAAATATTAAGGAAATTAGGCCAACACTTATGATGAGTGTACCGGCATACTCAAAAACGTTCAGAAAAAATATTGAAGCCGGTATTCGCAAAAAAGGAGAATTCCTCTACAAAGTTTTTCAGTTTGCCTTAAAAGTTGCTTACGCACATAATGGCTATGGTAATAACCGAGGAAAAGGCTGGCGATTTTTTCTGAAACCACTGTATTGGTTATTCGACGAGATACTATTTGCCAAAGTTCGTGAAGGTTTTGGGGGAAACCTGCAATTTTTTGTGGGTGGTGGTGCCTTGCTCGACGTTGAATTGCAGCGCTTCTTCTACGCTGTAGGACTTCCCATCTGTCAGGGTTATGGCCTTACCGAAGCTGCTCCGGTTATTTCGTCGAACGTTCCGATCGACGTGGTTTTTGGCTCTTCAGGGAAACTGGTAAAAAATCTCGAAATAAAAATTCTTGACGATAACGGTAACAAACTTCAGACTGGCGAAAAAGGTGAAATTGTGATTAAAGGCGATAACGTTATGAAAGGCTACTGGAATAACCCTGCCGCCACAGTCGAAAGCCTGAAAGATGGTTGGCTGCACACCGGCGATATGGGCTACATGGGAAAAGATAATTTCCTTTATGTTCTAGGGCGTTTTAAAAGTTTGCTAATTGGTAACGATGGTGAAAAATACAGCCCCGAAGGAATCGAGGAAGCTTTAGTTGACCAGTCGCCTTATATTCAACAGGTAATGCTTTACAACAACCAAAATGCATACACTGTTGGTATGGTTGTACCCGATATGGAAGCCATAAACCGCGAGCTAAAACGCCATAACATTGAAAAAGGTAGCAATGAAGCAGTAACTGCCGCAATTGAAATTATTCAGAAAGAAATTAACGAATACAAAAAAGGCGGCAAGTACGAGGGGGAATTTCCCGAACGCTGGCTACCTGCAACGGTTGCGATCTTGCCCGAAGCATTGAGCACCGATAACAAAATGCTAAACGCCACTATGAAAATGGTGCGCGACAAGGTAACTGCACATTACGCAAAAGAACTGGAATTTCTCTACACTTCTGGTGCAAAAAATATTGTTAATGAAATGAATATTGAGGCCATAAAAAACTGGATGAAATAG
- a CDS encoding aldose epimerase family protein — MKITATTFGTLKDGREAQLFTLSNNTIKIKITNYGAIITAIDMPNKNGSIDNIVCGFDKLETYQSDEYLAGCPYFGAIIGRFGNRISKGDLEIEEKTYELAVNNGPNHLHGGLEGFDKKLFDAEIIESEDEVGVKLSYFSPDGEENYPGNLKVTCIYTLNEENDLGIQYYAETDKTTVVNLTNHTYFNLTGGKENILNHELELNATKITDMVEQIPTGKILPVVGTAFDFTSPKKINADGLEMGYDDNFVFDNEDGDLIMAGTLSEAKSGRQVEVYTTQPGMQVYTGYWIPEFTIDGKKKFGSYSGIALETQHYPDSVHHPKFPTTTLKPGELYDQKTIYKFITE, encoded by the coding sequence ATGAAAATAACTGCAACAACATTCGGAACATTAAAAGATGGACGCGAAGCCCAGCTTTTTACCCTTAGCAACAATACCATTAAAATAAAAATAACCAACTACGGTGCCATTATAACAGCCATTGATATGCCCAATAAAAATGGCTCGATAGATAATATTGTGTGTGGTTTCGACAAACTGGAAACCTACCAAAGCGACGAATATTTAGCTGGCTGTCCATATTTTGGAGCCATTATTGGCCGCTTCGGAAACCGCATTTCAAAAGGGGACCTTGAAATTGAAGAAAAAACATACGAGCTAGCCGTTAATAACGGCCCCAACCACCTTCATGGAGGCTTGGAAGGATTCGACAAAAAATTGTTTGATGCCGAGATCATTGAATCGGAAGACGAGGTTGGTGTTAAATTAAGCTACTTTAGCCCCGACGGCGAGGAAAACTACCCGGGCAATTTAAAAGTTACCTGTATTTATACACTGAACGAAGAAAACGATCTAGGCATTCAGTACTATGCCGAAACAGATAAAACAACCGTGGTAAACCTGACAAACCATACCTATTTCAACTTAACCGGCGGAAAAGAAAATATTCTGAACCACGAGCTGGAATTAAATGCCACTAAAATTACCGACATGGTAGAACAAATTCCTACAGGAAAAATTCTCCCCGTGGTTGGTACCGCTTTTGATTTTACATCGCCTAAAAAGATTAATGCCGACGGACTGGAAATGGGCTACGATGACAACTTTGTTTTTGATAACGAAGATGGCGACTTGATTATGGCAGGAACACTGAGCGAAGCAAAAAGCGGACGACAAGTAGAAGTATATACAACACAGCCGGGCATGCAGGTTTATACCGGCTATTGGATTCCGGAATTTACCATCGATGGCAAAAAGAAATTCGGAAGTTACTCGGGCATTGCATTGGAAACGCAACACTACCCCGACTCGGTACATCATCCAAAATTTCCAACTACAACATTAAAACCGGGAGAACTTTACGATCAGAAAACAATTTACAAATTTATTACCGAATAA
- a CDS encoding GntR family transcriptional regulator, giving the protein MPRRRVISINAKSSVPKYRQIIDSVLNSIEKRHLKKGDKVPSINQICSEFNLSRDTVMFAFNELKAKGILKSQPGKGYYIASTEIKVEERIFVLFDEMNAFKEDLYNSLINSLKGKATVEVYFHHFNYKVFKNLITESIGNYTSYLIMPATFDNTGHLLSKLPQDRVYIIDRLKPELSKYPVVYQDFEQDFYDALVEGKEMIEKYRKLVFVNPGGKEPAERSEGFRRFCEENNFRYEIVKSLTAVKPSLWEAYFLISDRDLVEMVKTAKYCKFKLGKKFGIVSFNDTMLKEVVSGGITTISTDFTEMGKTLANMVLTRGKSQIRNKAQMIVRNSL; this is encoded by the coding sequence ATGCCAAGAAGAAGAGTAATTTCGATCAACGCCAAATCATCGGTGCCGAAATATCGCCAGATAATAGATTCGGTGCTAAATTCAATCGAAAAAAGACATTTAAAGAAAGGAGATAAGGTTCCTTCGATAAATCAGATCTGTTCAGAATTTAATCTTAGTCGCGATACGGTGATGTTTGCCTTTAACGAGCTAAAAGCGAAAGGCATATTAAAAAGTCAGCCCGGAAAAGGTTATTACATAGCCAGCACCGAGATAAAAGTTGAAGAGCGTATTTTTGTTTTGTTCGATGAAATGAATGCGTTTAAAGAAGACCTTTATAATTCGTTGATAAATTCGCTAAAAGGAAAAGCTACAGTTGAGGTATATTTTCACCATTTTAATTACAAAGTTTTTAAGAACCTGATAACGGAAAGTATCGGGAATTACACATCGTATTTAATTATGCCGGCTACCTTCGATAATACCGGACATTTATTATCGAAACTGCCGCAGGACCGGGTTTATATTATCGACCGCTTAAAGCCCGAGTTGTCAAAATATCCGGTAGTTTATCAGGATTTTGAACAGGATTTTTATGACGCTTTAGTGGAAGGCAAGGAGATGATTGAGAAATACCGGAAGTTGGTGTTTGTAAATCCCGGGGGAAAAGAACCGGCAGAACGATCTGAAGGATTTCGGCGGTTTTGCGAAGAGAATAATTTTCGGTACGAGATTGTAAAGTCACTTACCGCTGTAAAACCTTCATTGTGGGAAGCCTACTTCCTGATCTCTGACCGCGACCTGGTGGAGATGGTAAAAACTGCCAAATATTGCAAGTTTAAACTAGGTAAAAAATTTGGCATAGTTTCTTTTAACGATACCATGCTAAAAGAAGTGGTTTCGGGAGGAATTACAACTATTTCAACCGATTTTACTGAAATGGGAAAAACGCTTGCCAATATGGTTCTGACGCGAGGTAAATCGCAGATCCGAAACAAAGCTCAAATGATTGTGCGAAATAGTTTATAA
- a CDS encoding galactokinase family protein, translating into MTKISTLNEKINGGDNPLFKELYGSDIAELKVQADRYADLMAEFEKTYGTDDVSLYSSPGRTEIGGNHTDHNYGRVLAGAVNLDNIAVAAKNGTNTVRIKSAGYPAFEVELNDFQPNEDEFYTSTSLVKGIAAKMKENGYEIGGFDACIEGRVPKGSGLSSSASFEVLIGAIFNALFNDGKMDAVENAIIGQWSENNYFGKPCGLMDQTACSVGGLITIDFKDPANPIVKEVDFDFVSTGFSLVITDVGGGHDDPASQAEYASLPTEMKSVAAELGANVLREVTLEQIVDKIPEIRKKTGDRALLRAYHFQGDNARVVKQVEALENNDFNAFLEMVVESGYSSYMYNQNIFDVVHKDEQVVSLGLALSEMVLKGSGAWRVHGGGFGGTIQAFVPQEKLNEYVEVLEHVYGKGTCHKLFIRSKGSIKLDL; encoded by the coding sequence ATGACTAAGATTAGCACATTAAATGAGAAAATTAACGGAGGAGATAATCCGTTATTCAAGGAGTTATATGGCAGCGATATTGCCGAATTAAAAGTTCAGGCAGATCGTTATGCTGACCTGATGGCAGAGTTTGAAAAAACTTATGGAACCGATGATGTTTCATTATATAGTTCTCCCGGTCGTACAGAAATTGGCGGAAACCACACCGACCATAACTACGGTCGCGTATTGGCAGGTGCAGTAAACCTCGATAATATTGCTGTAGCAGCTAAAAACGGAACAAATACCGTTCGGATTAAATCGGCCGGTTATCCAGCATTCGAAGTAGAGTTGAACGATTTTCAGCCCAACGAAGATGAGTTTTATACGTCAACTTCGCTGGTGAAAGGTATTGCAGCTAAAATGAAAGAGAATGGCTACGAGATTGGTGGTTTCGATGCCTGTATCGAAGGACGTGTGCCAAAAGGATCGGGATTGAGTTCATCTGCATCATTCGAAGTATTGATCGGTGCTATTTTTAATGCACTTTTCAACGACGGGAAAATGGATGCTGTTGAAAATGCAATCATCGGTCAGTGGAGCGAAAACAACTATTTCGGAAAACCATGTGGTTTAATGGATCAAACAGCTTGTTCGGTTGGCGGATTGATTACTATTGATTTTAAAGATCCGGCCAATCCAATTGTAAAAGAAGTTGATTTTGATTTTGTGTCAACCGGCTTTTCATTGGTAATTACCGATGTTGGTGGTGGTCACGACGACCCGGCTTCTCAGGCAGAATATGCATCGCTTCCTACTGAAATGAAATCGGTTGCTGCCGAGTTAGGCGCAAACGTTCTTCGTGAAGTTACTTTGGAACAGATCGTAGATAAAATTCCTGAAATCAGAAAGAAAACAGGTGATCGCGCATTGCTTCGTGCGTACCATTTTCAGGGCGACAATGCACGTGTTGTAAAACAGGTTGAGGCTTTGGAAAACAATGATTTTAACGCTTTCCTTGAAATGGTTGTTGAGTCGGGGTACAGTTCGTACATGTATAACCAGAATATTTTTGATGTTGTTCATAAAGACGAACAAGTAGTTTCGCTCGGTCTGGCATTAAGCGAAATGGTGCTGAAAGGCAGCGGTGCATGGCGTGTTCACGGTGGTGGATTTGGTGGTACTATTCAGGCATTTGTGCCACAAGAGAAGCTGAATGAGTATGTAGAAGTTTTAGAACATGTTTACGGAAAAGGCACTTGTCATAAATTGTTTATCCGCTCTAAAGGTTCGATTAAGCTTGACTTGTAG